The following are encoded together in the Campylobacter devanensis genome:
- the hemH gene encoding ferrochelatase: MKKVFVLLNMGGVDELAHVRVFLKNMFNDPYILGIKNRYLRAFVAWMITTMRVKSATQNYLQLGGKSALGDITRSLISKLNAKFGSDNLIFDYAMNYTPPFASDTLAKYKDADEIILFPLYPHHSVTTITSSLDSAKKAIDELEIGAKISIIDYFYNNDKFNDIIIADIIKSLGDTNARQIDLIFSAHSLPQKVIDKGDLYERHLKDHLEILKSKLNIAKLEFNSISLAYQSRLGPVKWLGPNLSEVLPNLPSKKALIYPISFCIDNSETDFELAVEYKHIANESKFEFYKVVKAPNDSDEFAQFIAKSVI, encoded by the coding sequence ATGAAAAAAGTATTTGTGCTATTGAATATGGGCGGTGTTGATGAGCTAGCTCATGTTAGGGTATTTTTGAAAAATATGTTTAATGATCCATATATTTTAGGGATTAAAAATCGCTATTTGAGAGCCTTTGTAGCTTGGATGATAACTACAATGAGAGTTAAATCAGCCACGCAAAATTATCTGCAATTAGGGGGCAAATCTGCCCTAGGAGATATCACAAGGTCGCTAATATCTAAATTAAATGCCAAATTCGGTTCAGATAATCTAATCTTTGATTATGCGATGAATTATACTCCGCCATTTGCGTCTGATACTCTTGCAAAATATAAAGATGCTGATGAAATAATACTTTTTCCACTATATCCTCATCATTCAGTTACTACAATTACATCAAGCTTAGACTCTGCTAAAAAGGCTATAGATGAGCTCGAAATTGGCGCTAAAATAAGTATTATAGATTATTTTTATAATAATGATAAATTTAATGATATTATTATTGCTGATATTATTAAAAGCCTTGGAGATACTAATGCTAGGCAGATTGATTTGATATTTTCAGCTCACTCTCTTCCGCAAAAAGTAATTGATAAAGGCGATTTATATGAGCGTCATCTAAAAGATCATTTAGAGATTTTAAAATCCAAATTAAATATTGCTAAATTAGAGTTTAATAGCATAAGTTTAGCCTATCAATCTCGTCTTGGCCCAGTAAAGTGGCTAGGACCAAATTTAAGCGAAGTACTTCCAAATTTACCAAGTAAAAAAGCATTAATATATCCAATTAGCTTTTGTATTGATAATTCCGAGACAGATTTTGAATTAGCAGTAGAATATAAGCATATTGCTAATGAGAGTAAATTTGAGTTTTATAAGGTTGTAAAGGCTCCAAATGATAGCGATGAATTTGCTCAATTCATCGCTAAAAGCGTCATTTAG
- a CDS encoding CinA family protein: MKNLIIILGEDLQINRPFLDYFFTSYKEKFGALASVYYIQNNDKELPFYIENFTKEYDNITICANENGFNTLSKILATLTTDTIELKFETLMPSQVIKFSKNSFLISLNNSQINLIKAEPIKELPEILTQDDQQSKIFHIIDIDKESAQILLEPLTASYNVNITLTTIIDGLTKVKVSTSRYGHIDSFIDSVANLFIGKIIPADDIIKFTAKKLIQNDKKITFAESCTAGMCAAALGNIPGVSVAFSGSLVTYSNEIKNSWIGVDKDILDSFGAVSTQCVEAMASGALGLGVADYAIAISGIAGPDGGSTQKPVGTVFIAVASANNVASLRLLLSGDRNYIRTQSVLHAFTLLLRQYPELCK, translated from the coding sequence ATGAAAAATTTAATCATAATCCTAGGCGAGGATTTGCAGATAAATCGCCCATTTTTAGACTATTTTTTTACATCTTATAAAGAAAAATTTGGTGCTCTTGCTTCAGTTTATTACATTCAAAACAATGATAAGGAACTACCATTTTATATAGAAAATTTTACCAAAGAGTATGATAATATTACTATTTGTGCTAATGAAAATGGATTTAATACGCTTAGTAAGATTTTAGCTACACTTACAACTGATACGATTGAGCTTAAATTTGAAACACTTATGCCGTCTCAAGTGATTAAATTTAGTAAAAATAGTTTTTTAATATCCCTAAATAACTCTCAAATAAATTTAATCAAAGCCGAACCAATCAAAGAACTACCTGAGATTTTAACTCAAGATGATCAACAATCTAAAATCTTTCATATTATCGATATTGACAAAGAAAGCGCACAAATTTTACTTGAGCCACTCACTGCTAGCTATAATGTAAATATTACTCTAACTACAATAATTGATGGCCTAACCAAAGTCAAAGTTAGCACTAGTAGATATGGACATATCGATAGCTTCATTGATAGCGTTGCTAATTTATTTATTGGTAAAATAATTCCAGCTGATGATATTATCAAATTTACAGCTAAAAAGCTCATTCAAAATGATAAAAAGATAACCTTTGCAGAATCTTGTACCGCAGGAATGTGTGCTGCAGCACTTGGCAATATACCAGGCGTGAGCGTAGCCTTTAGTGGTTCGCTAGTAACATACTCTAATGAGATTAAAAATAGCTGGATAGGTGTTGATAAAGATATTTTAGATAGTTTTGGCGCTGTTAGCACACAGTGTGTTGAGGCTATGGCTAGCGGAGCGCTAGGATTAGGAGTGGCTGATTATGCTATAGCTATTAGCGGAATAGCTGGCCCAGATGGCGGAAGCACGCAAAAGCCAGTAGGTACAGTATTTATAGCAGTTGCATCTGCAAATAATGTAGCCTCACTAAGACTGCTTTTAAGTGGCGATCGCAACTATATAAGAACACAAAGTGTTCTACACGCTTTTACTTTACTACTTCGCCAATATCCTGAACTTTGCAAATAG
- a CDS encoding F0F1 ATP synthase subunit C → MKKILFLLVALTGLAFGADGEQIKAFSVVAAGIGLGVAALGGAIGMGHTAAATILGTARNPGLGGKLLTTMFIALAMIEAQVIYALVIALIALYANPFLG, encoded by the coding sequence ATGAAAAAGATTCTTTTTCTTCTTGTGGCTTTAACGGGCTTAGCATTTGGTGCTGATGGCGAACAGATTAAAGCATTTTCAGTTGTAGCTGCTGGTATCGGTCTTGGTGTGGCTGCTCTTGGTGGTGCTATAGGTATGGGTCATACTGCTGCTGCTACTATCTTAGGTACAGCTAGAAATCCAGGTCTTGGCGGCAAACTACTTACTACAATGTTTATCGCTCTTGCGATGATCGAAGCACAAGTTATTTACGCACTTGTTATTGCTCTTATCGCACTTTATGCTAACCCATTTTTAGGTTAA
- a CDS encoding sodium-dependent transporter, translating to MVEKFSKIGFILAMAGCAVGLGNAWKFPTMVGNNGGSAFILLYIILTLGVAVVVFLAELAIGRLGGTDIVNSLKNLAPKNKRAWGFAGFFMLTAILIASFYMIVIGWILKYIFLSFGTLPSTAQEAGAMFGGLVEWDFSSVFICFSIVFLTVFYVVSKGIKSGIERLNIWMMPSLFILLIGLLLYAIFASGNFTQALSFIFIPDFSKLLNAELILQALGLAFFSMSMGVGNVATYAASLSDDTNLVKSTLSIVFINVLIGIMMGLVVFSFIPIIDNQPVSDGPGLIFVSLTSLFAQMGAAGNILAIAFFTSLLFAGITSAVSMIEPFTLYLINKFKLSRNKAIFIIGIFVYILGIFCILSHYEVTSSYFSIPALAISNEKPIAFFDILDLLTSNILMPLGALTFSIFAGYIIKKEGLFTIFSSFMSRRWFEIWYFTLRYVAPLAILSTGAYKIISKI from the coding sequence ATGGTAGAAAAATTTTCAAAAATTGGATTTATTCTAGCAATGGCTGGATGTGCTGTAGGTCTAGGCAATGCATGGAAATTTCCTACAATGGTCGGCAATAACGGCGGTTCAGCCTTTATCTTATTATATATTATACTTACTCTTGGAGTAGCTGTAGTGGTCTTTTTAGCAGAGCTTGCAATTGGTAGGCTTGGCGGAACTGACATTGTAAATTCACTCAAAAATCTAGCACCAAAAAATAAACGCGCTTGGGGATTTGCTGGATTTTTTATGCTTACAGCAATTTTAATAGCCTCATTTTATATGATTGTTATTGGTTGGATTTTAAAATATATATTCCTATCATTTGGCACCCTGCCAAGCACGGCACAAGAAGCTGGAGCTATGTTTGGCGGTCTTGTTGAATGGGATTTTTCAAGTGTATTTATCTGTTTTAGTATAGTCTTTTTAACTGTGTTTTATGTAGTTTCTAAAGGGATTAAAAGTGGCATTGAGAGATTAAATATCTGGATGATGCCATCACTATTTATTCTTCTTATAGGGCTTTTATTATATGCAATATTTGCTAGTGGTAACTTTACTCAAGCTTTAAGCTTTATATTTATCCCTGATTTTAGCAAACTTTTAAATGCTGAGCTAATATTACAAGCCCTAGGCTTGGCATTTTTCTCTATGTCAATGGGTGTTGGGAATGTAGCTACTTATGCTGCTAGTTTATCAGATGATACAAATTTGGTTAAATCTACACTATCAATTGTCTTTATCAATGTATTAATAGGCATTATGATGGGACTTGTGGTATTCTCATTTATACCTATAATTGATAATCAACCCGTTAGTGATGGGCCTGGGCTTATATTTGTATCACTTACATCTTTATTTGCTCAAATGGGAGCAGCGGGAAATATTCTTGCAATTGCATTTTTTACTTCACTGCTTTTTGCGGGGATTACCTCAGCTGTTTCAATGATAGAACCTTTTACTTTATATTTGATAAATAAATTTAAATTAAGTAGAAATAAAGCTATATTTATAATTGGAATATTTGTATATATTTTAGGTATATTTTGTATTTTATCACACTATGAGGTTACAAGTAGCTATTTTAGCATTCCAGCATTAGCTATAAGCAATGAAAAGCCAATAGCGTTTTTTGATATATTAGACTTGCTAACTTCAAATATCTTAATGCCACTTGGTGCTTTGACATTTAGCATTTTTGCTGGATATATTATTAAAAAGGAAGGATTATTCACTATATTTTCAAGTTTTATGTCTAGGAGATGGTTTGAAATTTGGTATTTTACACTCCGTTA
- the ciaB gene encoding invasion protein CiaB, translating into MSYKRLNEISKSFKNELNQLYKDMDNPIILQGLKIANLANNSQTKIAITDRIVSLRTTSVENELKRLGLDKGQIREVNANLYDFVSKFYIDRFSKMLNLVSQEGLLSEFEMELLWSVHRVGIVITNMHKVWQRHIIERINDEFETKFDNIAQAMKFINDNELYQLSDGLKCDRVYGAVIKDIDGYKMTPYILAFPSECGAVVSELQNSINSLKSLAKSDQDIAYIEYFEALKLAFSECENDRVISKWQDVERAWMKTRSAIQIGHPLEYYEDAYTHAVALEWDVRLSDQSGIDEGELKNQIKDSFDQIYSQIEPKNSNMASLVHSNIDKTQLYICAPMLYYGAEFNGLFSAQVVPNDEIVSGECGKKIFAFVDFVYQSSKAKPFMKLASEIFDKEFLDYGREILFNNEKIWKQVYEISTIGHEFGHILFMDSDSENLMNIGGEFKFIEEYKATTGGLVNFFLHEKNELILPVFAELIKRSVGLIAWQKVVETRAYYCEGLIHLTLLFRAGVLGFDGKRLRLNFNQQSYEKFKSLTLENYIDLASYYIKKINASEFLAKFAYFDGEIYLPNDAEMANFVKYYYNRYEMIGNEIDESGEWQKWQN; encoded by the coding sequence ATGAGCTACAAAAGATTAAATGAGATATCAAAATCCTTTAAAAATGAGTTAAATCAGCTATATAAAGATATGGATAATCCTATAATTTTACAAGGATTAAAGATAGCAAATTTAGCAAATAACAGCCAAACTAAAATAGCTATAACAGATAGAATAGTCTCGCTTAGAACCACAAGTGTAGAAAATGAGTTAAAAAGATTAGGCTTAGATAAAGGCCAAATTAGAGAAGTTAATGCGAATTTATATGATTTTGTAAGTAAATTTTATATAGATAGATTTTCTAAAATGCTTAATCTTGTGAGCCAAGAAGGGCTTTTGAGCGAATTTGAAATGGAGCTTTTATGGAGTGTGCATAGAGTTGGGATCGTGATTACAAATATGCATAAAGTCTGGCAACGCCATATAATAGAAAGGATAAATGATGAGTTTGAAACTAAATTTGATAATATCGCTCAAGCTATGAAATTTATCAATGATAATGAATTGTATCAGCTTAGCGATGGTCTAAAATGCGATAGAGTTTATGGCGCTGTGATAAAAGATATAGATGGATATAAAATGACCCCTTATATCCTAGCATTTCCTAGTGAGTGCGGAGCGGTGGTGAGTGAATTGCAAAACTCTATAAATTCGCTAAAATCTCTAGCCAAAAGCGATCAAGATATAGCATATATAGAGTATTTTGAGGCTTTAAAACTTGCTTTTAGTGAGTGTGAAAATGATAGAGTAATATCAAAATGGCAAGATGTTGAGAGAGCCTGGATGAAAACCCGCTCGGCTATACAGATCGGCCATCCTTTGGAGTATTATGAAGATGCTTATACTCATGCTGTGGCCTTAGAGTGGGATGTGAGATTGAGCGATCAAAGCGGGATTGATGAGGGTGAATTGAAAAATCAGATAAAGGATAGCTTTGATCAAATTTACTCTCAAATAGAGCCTAAAAACTCAAATATGGCTAGTTTAGTCCATTCTAATATCGATAAAACTCAGCTTTATATATGCGCTCCTATGCTATATTATGGGGCGGAATTTAATGGGCTTTTTTCGGCTCAAGTGGTTCCAAATGATGAGATAGTAAGTGGCGAGTGTGGTAAGAAGATTTTTGCTTTTGTGGATTTTGTCTATCAAAGCTCTAAGGCTAAGCCTTTTATGAAGTTAGCAAGTGAGATTTTTGATAAAGAATTTTTAGATTATGGTCGTGAAATTTTGTTTAATAATGAGAAAATTTGGAAGCAAGTTTATGAAATTTCCACAATCGGGCATGAGTTTGGGCATATATTATTTATGGATAGTGATAGCGAAAATTTGATGAATATTGGCGGGGAATTTAAATTTATAGAAGAGTATAAGGCCACAACGGGTGGGCTAGTTAATTTCTTTTTACATGAAAAAAATGAGCTAATTTTGCCTGTTTTTGCTGAGCTTATTAAGCGAAGTGTAGGGTTAATAGCGTGGCAAAAGGTGGTTGAGACTAGGGCGTATTATTGTGAGGGTTTGATACATTTGACGCTGCTATTTAGGGCTGGGGTGCTTGGGTTTGATGGAAAGAGATTAAGATTAAACTTTAATCAGCAAAGTTATGAGAAATTTAAAAGCCTAACTTTGGAAAATTATATCGATTTAGCGAGTTACTATATCAAAAAGATAAATGCTAGTGAATTTTTGGCTAAATTCGCATATTTTGATGGAGAAATTTACCTGCCAAATGATGCTGAAATGGCGAATTTTGTGAAATATTATTATAATAGATATGAGATGATCGGCAATGAAATTGACGAGAGTGGCGAGTGGCAAAAGTGGCAAAATTAA
- a CDS encoding TFIIB-type zinc ribbon-containing protein, which translates to MRCPVCKDVDLVMSERSGVEIDYCPSCRGVWLDRGELDKIIERSASNSRQNEYFGSKREYESRKDDRRYDDKRYYDDGYHNGYRKKKRESFLSELFDF; encoded by the coding sequence ATGAGATGTCCAGTGTGTAAAGATGTAGATTTGGTAATGAGTGAAAGAAGCGGAGTTGAGATAGATTACTGTCCTAGTTGTCGTGGTGTTTGGCTAGATCGTGGAGAGTTAGATAAGATTATAGAAAGATCAGCATCAAATTCAAGACAAAATGAGTATTTTGGTAGCAAAAGAGAGTATGAATCACGCAAAGATGATAGAAGATATGATGATAAGAGATATTATGACGATGGCTATCACAATGGATATCGCAAAAAGAAAAGAGAGAGCTTTTTATCTGAACTTTTTGATTTTTAG